DNA from Rhinatrema bivittatum chromosome 1, aRhiBiv1.1, whole genome shotgun sequence:
GGAACTTCGGACTGGACTCTCGTTCTGCACCTTTGCTGCCAGCCACGACCCAGACTACTGACTTCGTCTCTACCTGCTGCTGTTCCAGTCTCCGTCGAGGTGACCCGCACCTAAGACTTGCAggctccggcacccaagggctcaacctgaggggaacgagggttgctataggtgaagctccagctgagtCTTCCTCACCTGCACTGCCAGCCGGCGACGATGACCATTGTGGGCCGTCCCTCAGAGGTAGTACCAACTCTCATCCCGGTCCAAGAATCCACAGtctcaacagtttgcaaaggccatggacctggtggatTTATCCggtctgcaggccattccaggtctggCCCAAGGtttgcagcagcaacagcaatgcctgGATGTCTTGGCAGCTATGGTCGACCACCTGGCCAACCACCTGGATTCTTTGCCCATGCCCGGGCCCTCAGCTCCTCCTCTGGCGATTTCTTCACCACCATCTTCTCTCTTGCATCTGCCTGCTCCCCCTCGATATGCAGGGGATCCAAAGCAATGCTGTGGGTTTTTAAACCATTGTTTCATGAAGTTCTCCCTCCAAGCTACACAATTTCACAAGCGACCAGGTTAAAACCACGTTCATtctctccttgctggatggcaaggccctggcctgggcctctccattGTGGTAGCACGGGGATTCCATCCTCGGGGATCTGCCCCAGTTTGTTCAAACTTTCCAGCAGGGAGACCCTCTACCAGAACGAGTCACCTCCTGCACTGCTCCCATGACTCTCCGCACCGGGGTGCTTCATGGagaggagatctccttcttcttcttcaaATAGGCCATCCACCCGGTGGATAGGCCTATTCGAATAGGCCATCCACCCGGTGGCCATCCACCCGGTGGTATTAGGACTTCCATGATTGCAGAAACACTCTCCTACCATCAATTGGGAGACCCTACAAATTGCTGCCTGGGGTTCTGATTGTTTTTCCACCTGTCTTCGGGAGTTGCCCCAACCTTAGCTCCTGCTTGCCACCACCACCCTGCCTCTACCGTCGCAGTATGCTGACTACGCTgatgtattttttaaagaaaaggtgGAGACCCTTCCGGAGCACCgcccctttgattgtgcaatcgaTCTCTTGCCTGAAACAGTGCCACCTCGTAGTCGGGTATACCCATTGTCGCTACCTGAGGCTCAAGTGATGTCCCAATACATCCATGAGAACCTTGAGAGGGGTTTCATCCATCCTTCCATGTCCCCAGCGAgtgcaggattctttttcatGTCCAAGAAGGATGGATCATTAAGGCCATGCATTGACTATCAGGGGCTCAATGGCATTAATCTCTGGGACCGTTATCTGCTCCTGCTCATTCCAGAGCTATTGGACCgtctccaaggagccaaaatcttcacaaagctggaccttcgtggggcctacaatctggtcTGCATCAagcccggggacgaatggaagaccgcctttaatacacGTGACGGCCATTTCGAGTAAatagtaatgccttttgggttGTGTAATGCGCCGGCggtcttccaaaacctaatgaatgagatcttcagagacatgctccaTGACTTGTGATCGTCTATCTAGATGACATCTTAATTTACTCCTAAGACCTGACTACCCATCATGCTGAGGTTCTTCGGGTTCTCCAGCATCTAAGAGAACACCACTTATATGCTAAATTTGAGAAATGCCTCTTCGATCAGGAGACCTGCCCTTCTTGGGGTTTACAGTTTTCACTTCAGGCTTCCGAATGGAGCCGGAAAAGCTGGCTAGCATCTGGGAGTGGTCTCAACCTGTGGGACTTCGCTCACTGCAACATTTTCTAGGCTTCGCCATCTTTTATAGAAACTTTATCCCACGATACTCTCACATCGTGGCACCACTCACTGCCTTAACCAGGAAGGGCTCTGATGCCAGACATTGGCCTCCTGAAGCCGTTCAAGCTTTCAAAGAACTGAAACGGGCCTTCCTGTGAAAGCCCTGCCTTCGTCACCCAGATCCTGCTCgcccattcattgtggaggtagacgCATCTGATGTTGCAGTAGGGGCAGTTCTCAGCCACTGCTACACTCAAGGAGCCTTGCTTACATGTTCATTCTTCTCCCGCAAATTCTCCTCAGCAGAGAGGAATTATGGAATTGAAGATAAAGAGCTTCTGgccataaagatggcattcgaagagtggaggcaatggttggaaggggcgcaacacccCATCATAGTGtacacagaccataaaattcTAGAATATCTCAGCAAAGCACAACGTTTGAACCTGCACCAGGCCCACTGGTCTCTCTTCTTCAGTCGGTTCAACTTTGTAATATGCTACAGACCAGTGATAAAGTactccagggtggatgccctgTCCAGACTTCATGAGACGGAGGATGTTCCGGACCTACCTCCCTACATCATGGATCCTGCCAGAGTCTTCCTGGCAGCTACCAACACGGTGCCCCAGGGGATGACAGTGGTTCCACTTTAGCCTGGGTTCACAATTCGTTTACCGCCGGACACCCGGGCAGGGCCCATACTCTAGAACTTTTGTcacgctactattggtggcctcggATGACTCAGGATGTTCAATCTTATGTCAGTTCCTGCCCGTcttgtgcccaacagaagccactgCTTGGTTGCCCATGGGGGCTCCTGCAGCCTCTTCCTGCTCCCCGAGAACCATGGATCCAaatctccacagactttgtggtagacttgcctTTTTCCCATGGCAACCAGGTGATCTGGGTAGTGTTCGatagattctcaaagatggcacatttcgttCCTCTACCCAAGCTGCCATATGCACCTGAATTGGCATGACTATTCACTCAGCAcgtctttcgcctccatggcctTCCCCAACACATCGCATCTGACCGTGGATCCCAATTCACGGCCAAATACTAGTAGTCCTTATGTAAAACGTTTGGGGTGCAATTGGACTTCACATCTGCCTTCCATCCTCAGGGGAATGGCCAAGCTGAACGAGTCAATCGAGGGTTAAAATCCTTCATCTGCTCTTTTGTTGGGAGCCATCAAGATGACTGGGCACTATTACCATGGGTGGAATTTACGCACAATACGCATGTGCACTCTGCCACTGGGACTTCTCCATTCCAGGTGGTCTTTGGCAAACAACCAAGACGTCCTCTGCCCTTGCCTCTAACAATGCCTTCCCCGGCGGCCCAGCTCACAGCTCAACAACTCCACGGCTTGTGGAACACCACCAATGCCAACCTTCTAAAGGCTGCCAACACTGCCAAGTGAATGTCAGATAAACACCGTCGCCCAGCCCCGCTGTTCAGTCCAGGGGACCAGGTATGGCTAAGCACCTACCACATTCGTCTTCGGGTCCCTTCGATGAGGCTTGCTCCTAAATACTTTGGACCATTTTCCATTAGTGAGCGGCTGGGTCCTGTGACTTACCGCTTATGCCTTCCCACTAGTTTAAAGATCCATAACTCCATTCACGTATCCCTGTTAAAACCATTCGTGCTTTCCTCATTCCATGCCACGCCACCCAAGACTCCGGAGGTCGTCTCTGAAGAAGACCCCATCTATCaagtcaaagagattctggatgtgcGACAAAGTCacagacgttgggagtatttgatttcctgggaaggatttggtcctgaggaaaattcctgggagccgtCATCAAATATCCTGGATAAGTCTTTGCTCCAGCACTTTCATTGCACTCACCCCAACAAACCTGGTCCTTCTGTGAGGGAGTGTAAGGGGGGTTACTGTTGTGGCTCCTGGCTGCGGCAAGCCATGGCCGATCCCCCCTACCTCCTCTGACATGGTGTGGTTGCTCCTCCGGTAGGCGCAGCAAGCTCCGCTCCAGAGCTGGCTGGCCACAGACCTCCCACGTGGCTCTGAACgccactgtcctccttccagtgcatctctccctaggcgcgcgcgcacagaaaatcccgcctcttaaaggggccgcggcgtgAAACTTCAGCCCCGCCCAGATGGATGACGTCAGGACAGAGGGGTATTTCAATCCTGTCTCAGTCCCCAtatctttgccttggcaacaggtcacttcctcggagtgctagttgctttTCCTGATGTCTTCAAGTCCCCGTCTTCTGTTCCagatcctgatcctggtcctgatcctgtccttggttcctgagccctgttccagtgttccagttcctgcatccatgcctgttccagtgttcctgtctccattcctttcctcatcCTCTAGTTCCTGTGCTTCCATCCTTGGCTTGATTTCCaggttctgacttcagcttgcttcCTCGTCTCTGCTcatctgctgcccgtcctgacccttgtGCTGCTGCTCCAGTCCCCGTCGAGGTGACCTGCACCTAAGActtgccggccccggcacccaagggctcaacctgaggggaacgagggttggtataggtgaagctccagccgggttGTTGTCACCTGCACTGCCAGCTGGTGACGAGGATCATTGGGGGTCATCCCTCAGAGGTAGTACCAATTCTTGtcctggtccaagggtccacagtctcAACATCTACATCTTAACAAGGAGAAATCTGTCCTGCTGGTGCATCTGGATTTAAgttctgcctttgacactgttgatcatcaGCTACTGTTAGACCATCTGCATGATATTGGTAATCGTATAAACCCCTTAATTGGTTTAAATTTTTTCTTGAATCCAGATCATGCTGTTTTACTTGGAAATCCACTTTGGTCCTAGTTTCCTCAATTGTGATGTTTCTCAAGGATCTGTCCTATGTCCCATCTTGTTATATTTTTATCTTGCCCCTTTGCTCATTCTTATTCAAAGTTTAGGATTCACAAGTTATTTCTACACTGATGGTATACAaataattaggggtgtgcattcgtttgcaacatattggcaatccgcaacatatatgccatattcgttgtattcgtaggggtcacgaaatgtatggcgaacccccacgaatacaatgtatcactaacgaataaacccccaccctcctgatcccccccccccccaagacttgccaaaagtccctggtggtccagcaggggtcctggagcgatcttctgcactcaggctgttggctgccggtattcaaaatggcaccaatagcctttgcccttactatgtcacaggggctaccagtgccattggtcggcccctgtcacatgctaggagcaatgaacggccggcgccatcttgtgctcctcccatgtgacaggggccaaccagtggcaccggtagcccctgtgacatagtaagggcaaaggctatcagtgccattttaaataccggcagccaacagcctgagtgcagaagatcgctccaggacccccactggaccaccagggacttttggcaagtcttggggggtcaggagggtgggggttgtagttaattaaatttaaaggtttgGGATGAGGTTTTTTGGGggaacgaatacatatgtaactaatgaatggatcggggtcccccgagaatggatgcaacggatttgggtcaagacgaatacaaataccaaatgggatgaatccatccctgctgcacatccctacaaataatTGTAAGCTATGATGAGAAGTTAACTCCTTCCCTCACCAAGTTCAATAGTTGTCTTGCTGAAGGGGTCAGTTGGCTGAAACATTTCAAACTCAAAATTAACCCAGAAAAATTGGAGGCAATGTGGTTCGTTAGTAAACATATCACTGCACTGTTTCCTTCACCCAGGTTGTCAGGAGGAAACCCTATTCAACTTAAAAGCATCGTTAACCACTTTGGGTGTTCGAATTGATTCAATACTTAGCTTCTCCAATTACATCTGTCTTCATTTTATCAGTcatcttagaccattccttgattCTGAAAACTTAAAAACCTTAGTTCACTTTCTTATTTTATCTAGACTTGATAATTGTAATGCTCTGTTCTATAGCCTCTCAACCACACAAATTAGGAGACTTCAGACAGCTCAGAAAATGGCTGCCAAATTAATTTTTGGTAAAAGCTGATATGATCCTGTCACTCTCCTTTTTATTGCACTGCACTAGCTCCcagtgttatgtttttgtaagagtgcgaaccctgggccgaggtgagaggtgtcactgctcacagggaggaaccctgtgagcctcactgtcggtagCGACGTCTCAGTAGTCTCGAACACAGCTGTatggtagagactttattatgaaggaaggaaaagcaaagTTCTGAGCTCAAGGATATACCCCCAAagtgaagatccagtagtggcccgcagagcgggatacgCCGAAGATGTCTGTTCTGTGTTGATGATGAGAaggtagtctgaggtgcaggaacccggaagaAGCTCCTGTAGATGGTGCGGTACatctgcagcgcagggtataccgGAGCGACTCCTACTGGGGAGGATACGATAGtagcccgaggcatggggtacactgcAGAGAATCCCACAATAGGTTCGGTATCGTTGAAGTTCATAGTCATGTACTCacaagaggtagttccaggagagcgCCCCGGGAAGTGGGACaggtagtagtccaaggcaggaaggccctccgaggagctgaTAGCCAGGAAcgtggaagggcccccgaggagcgtgtacccagagcatctcacaCCAAGGAAGAAATCTGGAACCGGACGCCCAAGgatggagcggaattcagcaacgaggaaacttCTGCTAACTCGTCAAAGCATAgggccagtcagtataagtacaGCAGGGAGATGATGTcattcggaggggacgcccccaaggttcccgccatgacgtgtacaaaggtggcccttGCGCGTGCGCAGCTAGGTGATCcctgaaacaagatggcggtcggcagcaccgaCGCCGTCCTGGGAACGCCAGGCAGGTTGACGGtggctggcggaggctgccattcttcctaggattgatggtgcagcaaagaaagaggtgagcataagtggttgcagccgtctgcgacccaCGGGCGTAACACCCAGTTTCTCTACGTATTGGATTTAAAATAGGTTGCTTGACTTTTAAGATGCTGTCCTGGGTTATTCTTTTATATTTCTCCTCCAGCTTTATAGTTCCTCATCGCTCAGGACAATGTTTGCAATACTCTCAACAAGAATTACTAGACCTACCTTCTTCTAAGAATATTTGATTTGAAAGGACCAGGGAAGTTAGCTTTTCGTATCTTGCCCCATGTTTGTGGAATTCTTTTCCTCTTGCTTTACAGCAGGAGAAAGACATCTTAAATTCAGGAAGACCTTGAAGTCCATACTTTTCTCCAGGCTTTTCCATctaattaaaatatttctttttttactccTAGTTTATACATCTTAATAGATCTATTTAGAAGATGCTCTATTCTCATTCTGTGGTTatgttattatttctttttttactccTAGTTTATACATCTTAATAGATCTATTTAGAAGATGCTATATTCTCATTCTGTGGATATGTTATTTTAactattgttttttattttgcctttttatttcttcttttatttgtttatatatttgtaCTAGTCTTGTGTTTAGTTCTTATTAGTTTAATGTGAGTTGCCTTGTTTTAATTTCCTactcttatttttttattctgcctttttattgtttcatttattCACACATCTGTACTATTCTTATATTTACTTCTCAGTTTAGTCTGTTTGAGctgctttattttaatttcttactcttgtttatattttaattcttttatcatgttattttctaaatttgtTTTAGGATTGATTAATCTTGCTAATTGTTGGCATATTATGATTGTTGCTACTTTTTTTAATTGTACATCTCacaggtctctttttttttatatgcaattaatcaagaaataaactaaactaaattaaaattgtccacagagaaagctaGGTTGTTCggctgtaacaggtattctcagtATACAGCCAGATAAACCAGCCACAGaaaccctctcacctcccccagaGATAAGAGTAGTTTGCTATAAAGACTGAGACTCACACAGTGGGCAGCTGTGCAGGAAAGCCCCCATATGCTCAGAAAAATCTATTTGGTCTTTCTGAGCTGAGAGTGCTTTTCCGGCTTggttccattggatgatgtcacccacttgtgtggctgatttataCCAATGTCTATGGAAAACAGGTGAGCAATAAAATTgttgtaaatgtttattttatgttttaatgtgATATTATCTTGTTGCATATTTAATGATATACTGTTATATTTTGCTTGCCTGTACTaactgaattattattattatttattattgaaTTATATTTTTGCTACTGATCTTGTATTGTAACATGCTTTGAGTACTGGTTTACCAGTAGAAAGGTGTGACTGAAACTGAaaacatattgtatatcattaCTTTGATTCACAATTTTATGTAATTTTGCTCTCATAGTGCAAGACCTAACATGAAGGCAGCTGCAGGACAgctggaaaacagaaaaaatatctCTTGTCAAAAATTTGGAATATATGACATGCACAGATTGTTTAGAAATGTGCTTTTGGTTATTCAACTATCTTGTTCCATACAGCAAGATGTGTCTTGTTACCTTCTTGTGTGATCATATCAGGATATTTGATACTGCTATGAGCTATAAATTGTGAGCACATTCTTGTACTGAGGTAGTTTATTTGCAAAGTGCAGCGCTCCTTCAAAGAGAGAAGCTTCTTGGTATGCCCCACCTTTTATAATTGAAAGAGCCCAATAGCCTGGATCTCTTTAAGTGTTTCATAGTCTGTTATTGAGGGATTTGATAAGCTGAGTTTCACGATGAAGACTGCCACCTTCCTTCTCCTAATAAATGTTTGCTTCCTTGGAGCTTTTGGACAGCAAGCACCACCAAAGCAGGGAAGCAAGGCTGAAGATAAGATtcaatttcaaacaaaaaacaaagattcTTGCATGATGACCAACAGTGGACATGGTGAAGTAAGGCTCAGGATTGAATGCAAAAATCAAGGCAAGTCCTACTGGTGTGAATATATTGGAAAGCCATCACACTGCCGTGCCTTCAATAACAATCCAAAAGTGTTCTGGAATCAGATGAGCCTTGATCTCAAAAAGGTCTCTAATGCCTGTGAGTCCACCTTGATAAAGAGCACTCTCTGTCCAAAAGCTCCTGCAGCTTCTCATATGAAGAAAGTCGCTTCTGGCCAGGGGCCAAGCAAGCAAGCAGATCCACCCAAGCCAGACAAGCCAACTCAAAAAAACTCCAGCCAAAAAGCTAGAGAAACCTAAACCTGCGTCTTTCAAGGTTAAACCAAcagaaccaaattatggtgaggATAAAGAAGCAAAGAAGAAGGCAGAGAAGCACTGCTGGGCAGCTTTTCAGACCTTGTGCTATTACATGATCAGCATATTTTCAGGATGAAGATAACTTCAGGTAAAGTtcttcatgtgtgtgtgagtgaaggttgggggtgggagaaggACTCCACATAGGAGAAGCAAGGAGTGCATATTATGGCAAAGAAGGAGAGGGTTTCCTTACATACGTTGTAATGGTAGAGCTGAAAGCGAGGAGAACTTGTTCATCAGTGTCATAGATGAGACATtgagggggttattttcaaagtgTTCACTTTGGGACAGAGTTCACAGGTACTTTTAACCTGCAGACTTTCcaccaatttttaaagcagaAGTACTCACGTGCTCTTACTTTCAAATTTgtacccatagacatttgcacctgcttacTTTTTTTCTAGGGAAGATAGACTGTATTTTCAATTCTATGCTCCTCTGATCTAAATATGTCCCCAGAAATGCTCTTCTTGGTTTGGCTAAAAGTGCACATGCTGTGGCATAACATACAGACATTTAgcaggattgagagagagagaaatatacaGACCTAAGTACTTTGAATGCTTTAAACTTTTTTAGCCttatcaatgcagcatgcatactatatatatatatatatatatatatatatatatatatatatatatatatatatatatatatatatatatatatatatatataggtttaggggtgtgtgtgtgtgtaatagaaTGAAATAAACTATGTGCAGTAAAACGTGTATGGTAAAAGTGCTTTTAAACGACTGTTTATAATCAAGTTAATTACATCTCCTTTTAAAAGAATCAACACTTGACATATCCTGACTATCCAAGTAATATATTTGATATGGCTCTTACTGTACTTGGTCAATATCCATGCACCAAAGGTAAAATACAGTGCTTGACTGTGATCTGATTACATATGCTTAGCTTGCTGCTGACAGTATACATGTGCAAAGGTCAAATGGCATGTGCCTATGTATTTACCCAGAGAACTGAACTAATTAATTGaggtatggtttttttttttttactattaggtATTTATTAACTATTAGGAATTGTGGGGAGGCTAACAGACACTATCGTTTCTTTTACAGTGACAAGCTTAAGATTCACGTCCTTGGCCTGTCCTTTAGAGATGACAGCTACAAAACCGTAGAAACCTGCTGGGAAAATAAAGGCATGCAGCACCTTCTGACTGAGGAGTAACGGAAATGCAGCGCACACAGTGAACAGGACGTGCTGAGAAATCTAGTTTTATCTCTACATTTTTacaaaatcatttttatgagACAAAGAGAGCATTCCATTgcagctgtgtatgtgtgtgtgcgattcagtattGTGTTTCACGCTTCTCGGTTTGGTTTGGAAACAGGACTCTCTCTATGTAAATATGCTGCTACTGTTTCCCTGCTATGAACGTTTATTTGAATGTAATGCTTTATATACTGTTCTGAAAAACTAGAATGACTGTCCTGAATCAAACGCAAAACAACTCTAGAACCTGTCTGATTCTACctgatatgtattgtatatttGTTACctgtacatcactttgatttcattgttacagaaaagcaattaatcaaattaaataaattaaactatCTCTGAATTATAAGAATATCAGGGACTCTGGGTGGTCATTTCAGCATGATTGCACATGCGCATGCCTCAATACACGCACAGATCGGCAAATAGTCTGGGAGGGCGCGACTGCTGCGGATTCACCCACCCATAGAGACAGTGAGGGGCCAGCAGAAGCGACAGGCTTCAACagaagaggagaagcaggcaAACAAAACATTCAAACTCCTATCAGCACTTTACAACCTCCCCAGAGTCAGTGaaggtatgggggaggggggaggggggagaccgTAGGCAGAGAACCATTCCACAGACAAAGCCTTTGACATTTCAGCCTCAATCAGCTTCTCAGGAGACAgtagaagggagaggaagggagagggcggACAGGACGGGTGTAGAGAGAGTACAGGAGAAGGGGGGAAAAGGGTCAGGAAGTAAACAGTAGGAAGGATGACAAAGTGTGGAGTGCAATGAGAAAAGGGTATCCACGCTCCTGCATTCACTCCACACCCTTCCagtacacccacacacactccataGTCCTTCCCACACCTTCAATGCATGCAACCCACAGACACACCTCTGCCCCCACCCAACACCGTTCCCCCCTCAAACACCCACTCACACCATCCACTTCTACAAAAACATATCCTGAGACACTTTTCCCCAAACCTCCAACTACACGCAACCTCCCGACAGCCACTCACAACACATGAACCGCCAGAAAACTCGCAACACTCACCCTGCGGCACACTACTCACACTACCACCATACTCTACACACTCACCTTCTCAAACCGCTGATACCACAAATCCATACCTCCACCCCTACACAACCACCCACACCACAAGTCTCTGTCCCTCCGCTGCAAGCCTCCTTCTTCATCCTGGCATACACACCACCATGAACCCAGTTGCAACACTCCACCCTCCGCAAACCTACTTCCCCACCCTGGAAACTCACACCACAAACACATATCCTCAGACACATCTCTACCCACACACCCCTAACCACACAGTCTCTTATACCACACACACTACTGGAAACCCTGCCACAACTCTTACCTCTTCCcttgcacacccacacacactttcacaccaTATACTCAACCCCTCAGACCACTTAAACCATCACTACATGTCACCCATACCTCCACTTGCACATCCCTGCAAAGCCAGTTGCAACACTCAACCTCATTGCTCATCTCTAGCCactcaccccccccacacacacacacacacagcaatacATATCACCCACACCACAAAAACATATCTTCTCACACACAACCCCCACAACCATTCACACCTCAGAAAACTATGTATCAACTCTCATCACTCACACACCAACTCACCCCTCCCAGCAGCATCACATGCCATCCATACATGCACCCTTCACCTCTACACACTTCCATTTTCACCCTACGACCTACTCCACAAGAACACAACCATAAGCCCAGTTGTAATGCTCTGTCCCACACACCTACTCTACCCCACATACAATACCCAT
Protein-coding regions in this window:
- the FGFBP2 gene encoding LOW QUALITY PROTEIN: fibroblast growth factor-binding protein 2 (The sequence of the model RefSeq protein was modified relative to this genomic sequence to represent the inferred CDS: inserted 2 bases in 1 codon) yields the protein MKTATFLLLINVCFLGAFGQQAPPKQGSKAEDKIQFQTKNKDSCMMTNSGHGEVRLRIECKNQGKSYWCEYIGKPSHCRAFNNNPKVFWNQMSLDLKKVSNACESTLIKSTLCPKAPAASHMKKVASGQGPSKQADPPKXQTSQLKKTPAKKLEKPKPASFKVKPTEPNYGEDKEAKKKAEKHCWAAFQTLCYYMISIFSG